The following are encoded together in the Humulus lupulus chromosome 5, drHumLupu1.1, whole genome shotgun sequence genome:
- the LOC133779059 gene encoding uncharacterized protein LOC133779059 — MEKPERTSRLRIFEKPLLGLWLGTLMWFLRLLIELVDSQKWRALGLVDEMRTRGSHFTWTNKQANEDRIYSKLDRMFINEDWLDSFPHAEAVVNWEMLSDHCFCIIKSGAALNCGVKPFRFFNRWTDHDNFKETVMQSWCKPSKGHVLERIIRKLGRLKHVLRKFNKRTVDDVVQNYTIAKENYQAAQIYLQGDPHSTELQREERLAGEIFSNHARIYDSFLRKKSKVNWLRYGDDNNAYFHACLKQRRASNRITSFVNETGQLIERFEDVVAHFVNHFRKIMGSQSNASVPIQRSCFRYGNSLSLDQQICLIKPFTKKEVEDALFSISPIKISGPDWYGSGFKGALEVKKGLRQGDPISPWFFVLVMEYFTRLLFQASLNKNFIYHPKCKNLKIVNLCFADDLVIFCKGASNSVQIIKDCFTEFSLASGLSANLEKSQVFFGGLAELETKQLLNRLQFTEGCIPLKYLGVPLRTTKWKAGDCAIIIKKIQLKLHTWSSRHLSFAGRAQLINYVLLGIRTFWMSIFILPKSVIKEIDQLCRNFLWGFKDSNSNRSKMHLIAWDQVCLPKSLGGLGFKEGSNWNKVLLAKFFWVVSSKQDILWVKWVDSIYLKGQNFWEYKIQ; from the exons ATGGAGAAACCAGAGAGAACCTCACGCCTAAGAATTTTCGAGAAGCCACTCCTTGGCTTGTGGTTGGGGACTTTAATGTGGTTTTTGAGGTTACTGATAGAGTTGGTGGATTCTCAAAAATGGAGAGCCTTAGGGTTGGTTGATGAGATGCGCACTAGAGGTTCACACTTCACTTGGACAAACAAGCAAGCTAATGAGGACAGAATCTACTCTAAACTGGACCGAATGTTTATAAATGAAGATTGGTTGGACTCATTCCCTCATGCTGAAGCTGTTGTTAACTGGGAAATGCTATCTGATCATTGCTTTTGCATTATCAAATCTGGAGCTGCCTTGAACTGTGGTGTCAAaccttttagattttttaatagGTGGACTGATCATGATAATTTTAAAGAGACAGTGATGCAGAGCTGGTGCAAGCCTAGTAAGGGTCATGTTCTAGAAAGAATAATAAGGAAATTGGGTAGGCTCAAGCATGTCCTACGCAAGTTTAACAAGAGAACTGTGGATGATGTAGTGCAGAACTATACTATAGCTAAGGAGAACTACCAAGCTGCTCAAATTTATCTTCAAGGTGACCCTCACTCAACAGAATTGCAAAGAGAGGAAAGGTTAGCTGGTGAGATATTCTCTAATCATGCTAGAATATATGACAGCTTTCTTAGAAAGAAAAGTAAAGTTAATTGGCTTCGTTATGGTGAtgataataatgcatactttcacgcTTGTTTAAAACAGAGAAGGGCTTCTAACCGTATCACTTCTTTTGTTAATGAGACTGGTCAGTTAATTGAGAGGTTTGAGGATGTAGTGGCTCACTTTGTGAATCACTTTCGAAAAATTATGGGAAGTCAGAGTAATGCCTCGGTGCCTATTCAGAGGTCTTGTTTCAGATATGGTAACAGTTTGTCTTTGGACCAGCAGATTTGTTTGATAAAGCCTTTTACTAAAAAGGAAGTGGAAGATGCTTTGTTCAGTATTAGTCCAATTAAAATTTCGGGTCCTGATTGGTATGGATCAG GATTCAAGGGGGCTTTAGAGGTAAAAAAAGGTCTACGACAAGGGGACCCTATTTCTCCTTGGTTTTTTGTGCTAGTAATGGAATACTTTACTCGGCTTCTCTTTCAAGCTTCCCTAAACAAGAATTTCATATATCATCCAAAGTGTAAGAATCTGAAAATTGTTAACCTTTGCTTTGCCGATGATTTGGTGATATTTTGCAAGGGAGCTTCTAACTCGGTTCAGATAATTAAAGATTGTTTCACTGAGTTCAGTTTGGCATCTGGTCTGTCAGCCAATTTGGAGAAATCTCAGGTTTTCTTTGGGGGTTTGGCTGAGTTAGAGACTAAACAGCTGTTAAATAGGCTCCAATTTACTGAAGGGTGCATTCCTCTAAAATATCTTGGAGTTCCTCTTCGGACTACAAAATGGAAGGCTGGCGACTGTGCTATTATTATTAAAAAGATCCAGCTGAAGCTTCACACTTGGTCTAGTCGTCATCTCTCTTTTGCTGGGAGGGctcaattgattaattatgttcTACTGGGTATCCGAACATTCTGGATGAGTATTTTCATTCTTCCCAAGAGTGTTATCAAGGAAATAGATCAATTATGCAGAAACTTTCTCTGGGGGTTCAAGGACAGTAACAGCAATCGAAGTAAAATGCATCTTATAGCCTGGGATCAAGTGTGCCTACCTAAGAGCCTGGGTGGTCTTGGTTTTAAGGAAGGGTCCAATTGGAATAAAGTGTTACTAGCTAAATTTTTTTGGGTTGTATCCTCTAAACAAGACATTCTTTGGGTGAAATGGGTAGATTCCATTTATCTTAAGGGGCAGAATTTCTGGGAATATAAAATCCAATAG